The following is a genomic window from Sutcliffiella horikoshii.
GATCGCTATCAAGACGGTCGGCTGAAGCGCGCATCTAATATCATTGCCTGTAAAAGGCTAGAGGATGCAATAAAGTTTGAGTGGGGGGAAACCAATGACATTACCCACCATGCAACAGTACCATTGCGTGCGGGAGAGGAAAAGTTTGGTGTTCTAAATGTAGCAGCACCTTCCAAAACCTATTTTTCCGATACAGAACTTGCGCTGTTAGAGTCCGTTGCCTATCAAATTGGAACGGCAATCAAGCGTATCAGGCTTTCTGAAAACGAGCAGCACCTTTCCATTTTGGCAGAAAGAAACCGCTTGGCCAGGGATTTGCATGATTCAGTCAACCAACTTCTTTTCTCCCTTATGCTCACTGCAAGAGGGACTAAAGAGCTTACAAAAGACCCGCAGATTCTCGAAATGCTGACGTATATGCAGGAACTTTCACAAGAGGCATTAAGTGAAATGAGAGCACTCATTTGGCAGCTGAGGCCAGAAGGATTGGAAAATGGGGTAGTGAGTGCACTGCTCAATTATGGCAAAGTGCTTGGGTTAAGCATTCATTCCGAGGTGAAGGGTGTCATTGATCTTCCAAATCATATGGAAGAATGCTTATGGAGGATAGGACAGGAGGCATTAAATAATTGTAAAAAGCATGCAGGAAAAAAAGAGGCATGCCTGCTGATTGAAGTGAAAAATAAAAGAGTTTCCATGGAGATAAAAGATACAGGGACAGGCTTTTCTTTTACACAAAGTGAAGAAATTCCTTCTTTAGGCTTAAGGAGCATGAAGGAGAGAACGGAAGCACTAGGGGGAAGGTTTATCCTTTTAAGTGAATTAGGAAAAGGCACGATGGTACGTGTAGAAATGCCAGTGACAAAGGGGGAGAGTAAATGATCAGGATTGTAATTGCAGATGATCATCATGTGGTGAGAAGAGGTTTGCTTTTTTTCTTGAAAACACAAAAGGATATTGAAATTGTCGGGGAAGCAAAAAATGGAAAAGAAGCAGTGGAACTTGCTGAAGCCTTGAAACCAGATGTTATTCTAATGGACTTAGTGATGCCGGAAATGGATGGAATTCAAGCAACGAAGCAGATCATGGAAAGGAATATCCCGTCCAAGGTATTGATTTTGACCAGTTTCGCTGACCAAGATCATGTTATTCCCGCCATACGTGCCGGTGCGACTGGCTATCAATTGAAGGATGTAGAGCCTGACCAATTGATTGAATCGATACGTGCCGTTCACCGAGGGGAAAGTCAACTGCATCCTAAAGTCACCTCACATGTGATGTCTCATTTTGCCAAAGGAGTCGGAAGCAGAAACTTGCATGAAGAGTTGACCAAACGAGAACTAGAAGTATTAGCGGAGATAGCAAAAGGAAAGAGCAATAAAGAAATTGCCTCCTCTTTGTTTATCACCGAAAAGACCGTCAAAACTCATGTTTCCAATATATTGGCGAAGCTTGAAGTGGCAGATCGGACTCAGGCTGCATTATATGCAGTGAAACATGGCATTGCTTGATCTACGACTTTAGTTGTAGAAAAAATGAATCGTTTTTCGTAGGGAAAGTTAGCTATTTCTTCCGATTTGCCAATGAAGAATGTCGAATATACTAAAAGTATAAAGACAGTTGGAGGGAGTAAATAGTGATGAAAATTTTAGCGATAAGCGGTAGTCCGAGAAAAAATGGTCGTACAGGTATTGCAGCAAGATTTTTTCAAAATAAATATGGTGTAGAGGTTATTGATTTAAGTGAAGGGAAAATTCCCCTATACAATGGAGAGTCTTATCAGGCGGAGCTTGAAAACGTGGAGTCCTTGAGAGCGAAAGTTAAACATGCAGATGCGGTTCTGCTATTATCTCCTGAATACCATAGCGGCATGAGTGGTGCATTGAAAAACGCGTTGGATTTCCTGGGCAGCGAGCAGTTCCATAGCAAGCCTGTTGGGTTGTTGGCAGTAGCGGGTGGTGGCAAAGGCGGAATCAATGCATTGAACAATATGCGCGTGGTGGGCCGTGGCGTTTATGCAAATGTGATACCAAGGCAATTGGTTTTGGATCCGCATTGTTTTGATTATGAAAATGATTCTTTGAATGATGAAAGTGCGGAGTTGGTTGATGCGCTATATAAAGAGTTAGTGATGTATGTGAAAATGCGTGAATATGTGATGCAAAGTGAAGAGGCCTGATAAGAGGCCTTTTTTTTAAGAGATAAAAAAGTATAAAATTCCGTTGATTTCCGTT
Proteins encoded in this region:
- a CDS encoding GAF domain-containing sensor histidine kinase, translating into MVQENQRIQELRALKIIAESLNQANDLPTMLESVLKELLQVTGLQTGWIYIIDEKGNYELAAEHQLPEALKSNNKKPMCEGGCWCLDRYQDGRLKRASNIIACKRLEDAIKFEWGETNDITHHATVPLRAGEEKFGVLNVAAPSKTYFSDTELALLESVAYQIGTAIKRIRLSENEQHLSILAERNRLARDLHDSVNQLLFSLMLTARGTKELTKDPQILEMLTYMQELSQEALSEMRALIWQLRPEGLENGVVSALLNYGKVLGLSIHSEVKGVIDLPNHMEECLWRIGQEALNNCKKHAGKKEACLLIEVKNKRVSMEIKDTGTGFSFTQSEEIPSLGLRSMKERTEALGGRFILLSELGKGTMVRVEMPVTKGESK
- a CDS encoding response regulator, whose protein sequence is MIRIVIADDHHVVRRGLLFFLKTQKDIEIVGEAKNGKEAVELAEALKPDVILMDLVMPEMDGIQATKQIMERNIPSKVLILTSFADQDHVIPAIRAGATGYQLKDVEPDQLIESIRAVHRGESQLHPKVTSHVMSHFAKGVGSRNLHEELTKRELEVLAEIAKGKSNKEIASSLFITEKTVKTHVSNILAKLEVADRTQAALYAVKHGIA
- a CDS encoding NADPH-dependent FMN reductase is translated as MKILAISGSPRKNGRTGIAARFFQNKYGVEVIDLSEGKIPLYNGESYQAELENVESLRAKVKHADAVLLLSPEYHSGMSGALKNALDFLGSEQFHSKPVGLLAVAGGGKGGINALNNMRVVGRGVYANVIPRQLVLDPHCFDYENDSLNDESAELVDALYKELVMYVKMREYVMQSEEA